Proteins from one Pirellulaceae bacterium genomic window:
- a CDS encoding BlaI/MecI/CopY family transcriptional regulator, translating into MARPSAIVTNAELSVLNHLWEHGPSVVREIASALYSENTPAYHATVNTLLDQLEQKGYVARDRSGFAHSFTATIDRPTLVGTQLEQIADSYFDGALTPILLPLVDKIKLSKRDRETIRKIIDKAR; encoded by the coding sequence ATGGCTCGACCGAGCGCGATTGTTACCAATGCCGAACTTTCGGTGTTGAACCACCTCTGGGAGCACGGGCCGTCCGTCGTTCGCGAGATTGCGTCCGCGCTGTACTCGGAGAACACCCCGGCTTACCACGCCACCGTGAACACACTGCTCGATCAGCTGGAGCAGAAGGGCTATGTCGCTCGCGATCGGAGCGGTTTCGCCCACAGCTTCACGGCGACAATTGACCGTCCAACACTTGTTGGCACACAGCTGGAGCAAATCGCCGACAGCTATTTCGATGGGGCTTTGACCCCCATTCTCTTGCCATTAGTCGACAAGATCAAACTGAGTAAGCGGGATCGAGAAACAATCCGCAAAATTATCGACAAGGCCCGTTAG
- a CDS encoding DUF1549 domain-containing protein — protein sequence MMKHSLLATVILLFATPICAPSAETSDTDGSQTVSYDRQVRPIFQAHCLGCHQPAKAGGEFVMTSFEELLQGGESEQPSIVPGSPIDSYLIDQITAHDGEAAMPKNAPHLTEAHIQLITKWIADGALNDSPASLRRAVDQDHPPEYSRPPVITALDVSPNGNLLAVSGFHEVLLHSLDGSDTVTRLIGQSERIESVRFSPDGKRLAVSGGLPGQMGEVQIWDVDDTVEAKPTGRLLLSKPVTYDSVYGVSWSPDGNLVGFGCADTSVRAINAETGEEVLFQGIHDDWVLDTTFSMDGSHLVSVGRDMTAKLTELATQRFIDNVTSITPKALKGGIQAIVRHPLRDEVIFGGADGVPKIYQMHRTTKRQIGDDANQLWELPPLPGRIFAVDVSVDGRRIVAGSSLNGVGHIQIYDMEPSPTIGNSIRDILRKPTHKRTESERTQLQNHFATGVTTIAKLRIDSAIYAVAISSDGTQVVAGGTDGIVRQIDGSSGKIQRAFSPVEITVEQVQSESLVSAESAVENDSQIAKANVVNESEIESLEIIPRSLTFSNPSECAQAVVTAKLRSGQSIDVTRNLAWESSNPSVIVSPSGLIEPAEDGKVTLTAKLGDLVAECRVEVAGLHATMPPDYIRDVNPILSKVGCNGGTCHGAQDGKNGFKLSLRGYDPLFDVRALTDDLASRRVNLAAPAESMMLQKSTAAIPHEGGQVIKPGSPYYKLVRDWIAGGAKLDRESARVKSLSVFPVNPVVERIGATQQVRVIATYEDGNTRDVTREAFVDSNDTDIIQTDSHHNGLMHALRRGEAALLIRYEGAYASTILTVMGDRDGFVWQEPESYNQIDEFVSSKLRRTKTLAAPTCDDYTFLRRTYLDLTGLPPTPDVIRGFVGDNSNTTVDRAKRAELIDDLIGSDEFVEHWTNKWADLLQVNGKFLGRDGAVAVRSWIRQHVDANTPYDQFVREILTAQGSTQDNPAAAYFKILRSPQESLENTTHLFLATRFNCNKCHDHPFERWTQDQYYQLGAFFAQVGRKADPRVGDKQIGSTQVEAGKPLHEIVYDLTEGELQHDRTGELTPPEFPFECDFEEPADQSRRSRLAAWTTSPDNVYFARSYVNRLWGYLTGRGIIEPIDDIRAGNPPSNPELLDYLTREFIESNFDTRHILRLISNSRTYQLSVESNRWNVDDTINYSHAIPRRLPAETLYDAIHVTTGARSKFPDLPEGTRAAALPDAGIKLPDGFLGKFGRPARESACECERSSGMQLGPVIALISGPTLGDAISDEKNEIVRLANETAENSDLIGQLYLRLLNRPASASEIEASQAIFVDVTDDHDQVTAALRKYEAESAPRLEKQKQARAAQLAEAKHALADYEKNLAPKLAKREDERSEMVSRLDAEIADRLEQLETDLANWEDERRSGSRWTPVDPVNMVSSNNSPLTREADLRIYGAPRGNDATYNIVAKAPLPNITGIRIDAIADKKRLRKGGPGNGFDGNYILTEFEAAYAAQVIAPPVRFQAWDFASDSNGWTSLVDCELSHDDGVLTVTSKSDTPSMLADVDAPAGKLALELVADVDQYATIEVLWRTEKNTDFSHDRKAKLRVVEGGKKFRRYVIYFEAASPITGLRIDADDRDSTMRIDSMALVQLEAPVFAGFGFRTAQADFSEDGYHVSSAIDGKTPNVANGWGIAPQVNRDHAAIFATDQPIGDGHGLLQITMKHFYKSKEHQIGLFRLSVTSDTRPISFGLPTDIGRIVDVLPEQRTDQQRKQLMAYVHLQDDRLREKQDLLEEAKKPLPPDERFEILKSEVAQLSEPVPPDAKLTRLRRAVELSEKQLASRRLTAAQDLAWALMNSPAFLYNH from the coding sequence ATGATGAAACATTCACTACTAGCTACTGTCATTCTGCTGTTTGCGACTCCGATCTGCGCTCCATCCGCGGAAACGAGCGACACGGATGGTTCACAAACCGTTAGCTACGATCGACAGGTTCGGCCGATTTTTCAAGCTCATTGTCTCGGCTGTCATCAGCCGGCAAAAGCCGGTGGCGAATTTGTCATGACGTCGTTTGAGGAGCTTCTGCAAGGCGGCGAAAGTGAGCAACCGTCGATTGTCCCGGGCAGCCCGATAGATAGCTACCTGATCGACCAGATCACTGCTCACGACGGCGAAGCGGCGATGCCTAAGAACGCACCTCACTTAACGGAGGCCCACATCCAGCTAATCACGAAGTGGATCGCGGACGGCGCCTTGAATGATTCACCCGCCAGCCTGCGACGCGCGGTCGACCAAGATCACCCCCCTGAATATAGTCGCCCGCCCGTGATAACCGCGTTGGATGTTTCGCCGAACGGAAATCTGTTGGCAGTTTCGGGTTTTCACGAAGTGCTGCTTCACAGCCTGGATGGATCTGACACGGTGACTCGATTGATTGGACAGTCGGAGCGCATCGAGTCCGTTCGCTTCTCTCCTGACGGTAAGCGTCTCGCTGTTTCAGGCGGGCTTCCTGGGCAAATGGGAGAAGTGCAGATCTGGGATGTCGACGACACGGTCGAGGCTAAACCGACAGGGCGATTGCTGCTTTCCAAGCCAGTCACCTATGACTCGGTTTACGGAGTCTCCTGGTCGCCAGATGGCAATTTGGTCGGATTTGGCTGTGCGGACACATCGGTGCGAGCAATCAACGCCGAGACTGGGGAAGAAGTCTTGTTTCAGGGCATTCACGACGACTGGGTTCTCGATACGACGTTTTCGATGGATGGCAGCCATTTAGTTTCCGTCGGTCGCGATATGACGGCCAAGTTGACCGAGCTTGCGACACAACGGTTCATTGATAATGTCACATCAATTACGCCTAAGGCATTGAAAGGCGGCATCCAAGCCATCGTCCGACACCCGCTGCGCGATGAAGTAATTTTCGGGGGCGCGGATGGCGTTCCCAAGATTTACCAAATGCATCGCACTACCAAGCGCCAGATCGGCGACGATGCGAATCAACTGTGGGAGCTGCCGCCGTTGCCGGGACGAATCTTTGCCGTGGACGTGAGCGTGGATGGCCGGCGGATCGTTGCCGGAAGTAGCCTCAATGGTGTCGGGCACATTCAGATTTACGATATGGAGCCGTCGCCCACTATCGGCAACAGCATCAGAGATATCCTCAGGAAGCCCACTCATAAGCGAACTGAATCGGAACGAACGCAACTACAGAATCATTTTGCGACCGGCGTCACAACGATTGCAAAACTGCGAATCGATTCGGCCATTTACGCCGTTGCGATATCATCCGATGGCACGCAAGTCGTTGCCGGTGGCACGGACGGGATTGTAAGGCAGATCGACGGCAGCAGCGGTAAGATCCAGCGGGCGTTCTCGCCCGTCGAGATTACAGTCGAACAGGTCCAGTCGGAATCGTTGGTTTCCGCTGAGTCAGCTGTCGAAAACGATTCCCAAATCGCGAAGGCCAATGTCGTCAACGAATCTGAAATCGAATCGTTGGAGATAATCCCTAGGTCGCTCACGTTTTCGAATCCGAGCGAATGCGCTCAGGCGGTCGTAACGGCTAAGTTGCGTTCTGGCCAGTCGATTGACGTCACGCGCAATCTGGCCTGGGAATCGAGTAACCCGAGCGTGATCGTGTCGCCGTCGGGGCTAATCGAGCCTGCCGAAGACGGCAAGGTAACGCTGACAGCCAAGTTGGGCGACCTCGTTGCTGAATGTAGAGTCGAAGTTGCCGGACTACATGCAACAATGCCGCCAGACTACATTCGTGACGTAAACCCCATCTTGTCGAAAGTCGGTTGCAACGGGGGCACCTGTCACGGAGCTCAGGACGGCAAGAACGGTTTCAAACTGTCACTCCGCGGGTATGATCCGCTGTTTGACGTAAGAGCGTTGACCGACGATTTGGCATCACGCCGAGTCAACCTTGCTGCCCCGGCCGAGAGCATGATGCTGCAAAAGTCGACCGCCGCTATTCCGCACGAGGGCGGTCAGGTAATTAAGCCGGGCAGTCCCTATTACAAGCTTGTTCGTGACTGGATCGCCGGCGGCGCAAAGCTCGATCGCGAATCGGCAAGAGTGAAGTCGCTCAGCGTTTTTCCGGTCAATCCGGTCGTCGAAAGAATTGGAGCAACGCAGCAGGTGCGGGTCATCGCGACGTACGAAGACGGCAACACGCGTGATGTGACTCGCGAAGCATTTGTCGATAGCAACGACACGGATATTATTCAAACGGACTCGCACCACAATGGGTTGATGCATGCATTGCGACGGGGTGAGGCGGCCTTGCTGATTCGATACGAAGGCGCCTACGCGTCCACGATATTGACCGTGATGGGTGATCGTGATGGCTTTGTTTGGCAGGAACCTGAGAGCTATAACCAAATTGATGAGTTCGTGTCGAGCAAGCTGCGGCGTACAAAGACGCTTGCCGCACCTACGTGCGATGACTACACCTTCCTGCGTCGCACTTATCTTGACCTGACCGGACTGCCTCCCACCCCCGATGTGATTCGAGGATTCGTCGGTGACAACTCGAATACGACAGTCGATCGGGCGAAACGCGCCGAATTGATCGATGACCTGATCGGCAGCGACGAATTCGTCGAACATTGGACCAACAAATGGGCCGATTTACTGCAGGTGAATGGAAAGTTTCTTGGTCGCGACGGTGCAGTGGCCGTGCGAAGTTGGATTCGCCAGCACGTGGACGCCAATACACCCTACGATCAATTTGTGCGTGAGATTCTCACTGCCCAAGGATCGACTCAAGACAATCCGGCCGCCGCTTACTTTAAGATTCTTCGCAGCCCGCAGGAGTCACTCGAAAACACGACGCACCTGTTTTTGGCCACGCGGTTCAATTGCAACAAATGCCACGATCATCCTTTCGAACGTTGGACACAGGATCAGTACTACCAGCTGGGGGCATTTTTTGCACAGGTTGGGCGCAAAGCCGATCCTCGAGTGGGAGACAAACAGATTGGCAGTACGCAGGTCGAAGCCGGCAAGCCGTTACACGAAATCGTCTACGACCTGACCGAAGGCGAGCTGCAACATGATCGCACGGGCGAGTTGACGCCACCCGAGTTCCCGTTCGAATGCGACTTCGAAGAGCCGGCGGATCAGTCACGCCGATCTCGTCTCGCCGCATGGACCACATCACCCGACAACGTCTACTTCGCGCGAAGCTACGTCAACCGGCTGTGGGGCTATTTGACAGGACGCGGTATCATCGAACCCATTGACGATATTCGAGCCGGAAACCCACCTTCCAACCCAGAATTGCTCGATTATTTGACGCGCGAGTTTATCGAATCCAACTTTGACACGCGACACATTTTGCGATTGATCTCCAATTCCCGGACTTACCAGCTGTCCGTCGAATCGAATCGGTGGAACGTAGACGACACGATTAACTATTCTCATGCCATTCCCCGACGGTTGCCCGCGGAAACGCTGTACGACGCGATCCACGTGACCACCGGTGCGAGATCAAAGTTCCCGGACTTGCCCGAGGGCACGCGCGCCGCCGCGCTGCCTGACGCCGGAATCAAATTGCCTGACGGATTCTTAGGGAAGTTCGGTCGACCCGCCCGAGAAAGTGCCTGTGAATGCGAGCGAAGCAGTGGCATGCAATTGGGCCCTGTGATTGCACTGATCAGCGGACCAACGCTCGGCGATGCGATCAGCGACGAAAAGAATGAAATTGTTCGGCTCGCCAACGAAACTGCTGAAAACTCCGATTTAATCGGCCAGCTCTATCTGCGTTTACTTAACCGGCCCGCATCAGCTTCGGAAATCGAAGCGTCGCAAGCCATTTTTGTCGATGTCACCGACGACCATGATCAAGTGACTGCGGCATTGCGGAAGTACGAAGCCGAGTCTGCCCCGCGGCTAGAAAAACAAAAACAGGCACGCGCGGCGCAACTTGCCGAAGCCAAGCATGCACTTGCCGACTACGAAAAGAACCTGGCTCCGAAACTGGCCAAACGGGAGGACGAGCGGTCCGAAATGGTATCTCGATTGGATGCGGAGATTGCTGACCGTCTTGAGCAACTAGAAACCGATCTGGCCAACTGGGAGGACGAACGGCGCAGCGGCAGCCGCTGGACTCCGGTTGATCCAGTCAACATGGTGTCCAGCAACAATTCTCCGTTAACGCGAGAAGCAGATCTGAGAATCTACGGCGCCCCACGCGGCAACGATGCGACATACAACATCGTCGCTAAGGCACCGCTGCCGAACATCACTGGAATTCGCATTGACGCAATTGCCGACAAAAAGCGCCTTCGTAAGGGAGGTCCCGGAAACGGCTTCGATGGCAACTACATTCTGACAGAATTCGAGGCCGCCTATGCCGCTCAAGTCATCGCTCCTCCGGTTCGCTTCCAGGCGTGGGACTTCGCTTCGGATTCTAACGGCTGGACTTCACTGGTTGATTGCGAACTTAGTCATGACGACGGCGTTTTGACGGTTACGTCCAAATCGGACACACCGTCGATGTTGGCTGACGTCGATGCTCCGGCCGGTAAGCTTGCGCTCGAGCTTGTTGCCGACGTGGACCAGTACGCGACGATCGAGGTCCTTTGGAGGACCGAAAAGAATACCGATTTCAGTCACGACCGAAAGGCCAAACTGCGTGTTGTCGAGGGGGGCAAGAAGTTTCGGCGTTATGTGATCTATTTCGAAGCCGCTTCGCCGATTACGGGCTTACGCATCGACGCCGACGATCGCGACAGTACGATGCGTATCGATTCGATGGCACTGGTACAACTTGAGGCTCCTGTCTTTGCGGGCTTCGGGTTCCGCACTGCTCAAGCTGACTTCAGTGAGGACGGTTACCACGTCAGTTCAGCGATCGACGGCAAAACGCCCAACGTTGCCAACGGTTGGGGCATCGCGCCGCAGGTGAATCGAGATCATGCTGCGATCTTCGCCACGGACCAGCCAATTGGCGACGGCCACGGTCTTTTGCAAATTACGATGAAGCACTTCTACAAGAGCAAGGAACATCAAATCGGGTTGTTCCGTCTGTCGGTGACAAGCGACACGCGTCCCATTTCCTTCGGACTGCCGACAGACATCGGACGCATCGTGGACGTGTTGCCGGAACAAAGAACCGACCAACAACGCAAGCAACTGATGGCATACGTACATCTCCAAGACGATCGCCTGCGAGAAAAGCAAGATTTACTCGAGGAAGCAAAAAAGCCGCTTCCGCCAGACGAACGATTCGAGATATTAAAGTCCGAAGTCGCCCAACTCAGCGAACCAGTACCGCCAGATGCGAAGCTAACGCGATTGCGTCGGGCGGTCGAGCTCAGCGAAAAACAGCTCGCCAGCCGACGGCTAACAGCAGCACAAGATCTTGCGTGGGCGCTGATGAACAGCCCCGCGTTTTTGTACAACCATTGA
- a CDS encoding DUF1501 domain-containing protein codes for MFRITGPIAKDLCDPHLRPSRRDVIRVGGAGMLGLSLPNLLQLQAQANTAGGGPGWGKAKRVLMVYLQGGPSHLDLWDPKENVPDNVRSAFNPISTKLPGVKYTEILPKLADLNDRFTMIRSMGYTPNGLFNHTAAIYQMMTGYTTDKVSPSGQLEPPSPKDFPNFGSNIVRLQPTDDPMLPFVMLPRPLQESNVVGKGGTAGFLGKTFDPYTLYPEGDDLDMNKMDRIKIDDLSMRPDIFSARLERRARLLDVVKRQMPKIEKAVAGEKLDQYYDRALNLIISGRARDAFDLSQEPTKLREKYGKTTFGQSCLLARRLLEAGTRVVEVIWPKVANSGEHSWDHHQDLTKRMKNESGPMLDTGLASLIADMDERGMLEDTLVIVVGEFGRSPQKGVSTSGNNNSADGRDHWPYCYTSIIAGAGIKRGFVYGKSDRTASAPLEDAVHPSELLATIYHAVGISPETMVMNHLNQPRELVKANPITALFS; via the coding sequence ATGTTTCGCATCACAGGACCCATTGCGAAAGACCTTTGCGATCCGCATCTACGTCCGTCACGCCGCGACGTGATTCGCGTCGGCGGCGCTGGCATGCTGGGACTCTCGCTGCCAAACTTGCTCCAGCTCCAAGCGCAAGCGAACACGGCTGGCGGTGGACCTGGATGGGGCAAAGCAAAACGAGTTTTGATGGTGTATCTGCAGGGAGGCCCTAGCCACTTGGATCTGTGGGACCCGAAAGAAAACGTGCCGGACAACGTTCGCAGTGCGTTCAATCCAATCTCTACCAAACTGCCCGGTGTCAAATACACGGAGATTTTGCCAAAGTTGGCCGACTTGAACGACCGGTTTACCATGATTCGGTCGATGGGCTACACGCCGAACGGACTGTTCAATCACACGGCGGCGATCTACCAAATGATGACGGGCTACACGACTGACAAAGTCAGTCCGTCCGGCCAGCTAGAGCCGCCGAGCCCCAAAGACTTTCCGAACTTCGGCTCGAACATCGTCCGACTGCAACCGACCGATGACCCGATGCTGCCGTTCGTAATGTTGCCTCGGCCGCTGCAAGAAAGCAATGTCGTCGGTAAAGGAGGCACCGCCGGTTTTCTGGGCAAGACGTTCGATCCCTACACACTTTATCCCGAAGGCGACGATTTGGACATGAACAAGATGGATCGCATCAAGATTGACGATCTCTCGATGCGCCCCGATATCTTTTCCGCGCGCCTAGAACGACGCGCTCGGCTGTTGGACGTCGTCAAGCGGCAGATGCCAAAGATCGAAAAGGCGGTAGCCGGCGAAAAGCTTGACCAGTACTACGACCGCGCGCTGAACCTAATCATCTCTGGTCGAGCTCGGGATGCGTTTGACTTGTCGCAAGAGCCCACGAAGCTGCGTGAGAAGTACGGTAAGACGACGTTCGGTCAGAGCTGCCTGCTGGCGCGGCGATTACTCGAAGCGGGAACGCGCGTTGTCGAGGTGATCTGGCCCAAGGTCGCAAACTCTGGAGAGCATTCATGGGACCATCACCAGGACCTTACTAAGAGAATGAAAAACGAATCCGGCCCGATGTTGGATACTGGTTTGGCATCGCTGATCGCTGATATGGACGAGCGCGGCATGCTGGAAGACACGCTCGTGATCGTCGTCGGCGAGTTCGGTCGCAGCCCGCAGAAGGGGGTTAGCACCTCGGGCAACAACAACAGCGCTGACGGGCGAGACCATTGGCCGTATTGCTACACCTCGATCATCGCAGGTGCTGGTATTAAACGTGGATTCGTCTATGGCAAGAGCGACCGCACGGCATCGGCGCCACTGGAGGACGCAGTACATCCCAGCGAACTACTGGCAACCATTTATCACGCGGTTGGCATCAGTCCCGAAACGATGGTCATGAATCATCTGAATCAACCACGCGAACTCGTTAAGGCCAATCCGATCACAGCATTGTTTTCATGA
- a CDS encoding NAD-dependent epimerase/dehydratase family protein: protein MACITITGARGNLGWKLLCHFVELPDVTKVFGLSRGLPTDAQLSELRSLKGSDKAEFGQCDLTDFDDVRWRQAIEQSDAVVHLAAQNPFPEATWDDATQSFDMTLNVALAAVDAGVRRFVFTSSNHVMGRYKDAPLADTIGPGQLTTRLEHGVGTVWHTGITPLDSTVYAAVKSAGERLCRSLAIRSKGKTTFVCTRIGWCQPGENSPTTLSGAGTPTKESSNEATSDLDLAKSDRWFKMMWLSNSDFNQLHEKAIFADSALWPELCVVVNGMSDNKEMPWSLEEARDWLGYDPVDGIVVGQVDAAHATSVNRPHGSASQRGDMKQTLR, encoded by the coding sequence ATGGCTTGCATAACCATCACGGGTGCGCGCGGCAATCTTGGTTGGAAGCTGCTATGTCATTTCGTGGAACTCCCCGACGTGACAAAAGTATTTGGCCTTAGCCGAGGACTGCCGACTGATGCACAACTCAGCGAATTGCGCTCACTCAAAGGCAGCGATAAAGCCGAGTTCGGCCAGTGTGACTTGACCGACTTCGACGACGTTCGCTGGCGGCAGGCGATCGAGCAGTCCGACGCGGTCGTCCACTTGGCCGCGCAAAATCCCTTTCCGGAGGCGACTTGGGATGACGCAACCCAATCATTTGACATGACACTGAACGTTGCCCTTGCAGCCGTTGATGCAGGTGTGAGACGATTCGTGTTTACATCGTCGAATCATGTGATGGGTCGGTACAAGGATGCACCGTTAGCTGACACGATTGGACCGGGCCAGCTGACAACGCGGTTAGAGCACGGTGTCGGTACGGTTTGGCATACAGGCATAACGCCCCTGGACTCGACCGTCTACGCGGCAGTTAAAAGCGCCGGCGAACGACTGTGTCGTTCCCTCGCGATCCGCTCGAAAGGAAAAACGACGTTTGTCTGCACGCGCATCGGTTGGTGTCAGCCAGGAGAGAACTCTCCAACCACGCTCTCGGGCGCCGGAACACCGACGAAGGAATCGTCGAACGAAGCCACGTCCGACCTGGATTTGGCAAAGAGCGACCGCTGGTTCAAAATGATGTGGTTGTCAAACAGTGACTTCAATCAGCTACACGAGAAGGCAATCTTCGCAGACAGCGCCCTCTGGCCCGAGCTGTGCGTCGTCGTGAACGGTATGAGTGACAACAAGGAGATGCCGTGGAGCTTAGAAGAGGCTCGTGACTGGCTGGGATACGATCCGGTTGACGGAATCGTTGTAGGCCAAGTTGACGCCGCGCATGCAACGAGTGTCAATCGACCCCACGGATCGGCATCGCAACGGGGCGACATGAAGCAGACTCTTAGATAA
- a CDS encoding tyrosine-type recombinase/integrase, producing the protein MSGKSRKVPSYCKHSATGQAYVTIDGREKYLGKYGTPESREKYARIIAEKYQGPRQVSGVAVPKNNALTIDELVLRYWTERVDKYYVDKEGNPSERQYHIRIALRPLRKLYGSTCAVGFGPKKLKIVRDEMILARVADGRRPNRRYINDHIGIIKRMFRWAVSEELVNVEVHQALLTVESVHKGRDARLKEAVKVRPVSDERVKAVIDAASPQIAAMVSLQSLTGMRPDEVTIMRPSDIDKTGIDSGLKLNGTWVYLPYHHKTEILGIVRLIPLGPKCQSILSPWLDRPEDCYLFSPREVVAARRRDEKSVSRTQIRAHYDDESYCQAVQRVCDRLGIPRWTPNQLRHSAATRIRAQFGIETARILLGHNSSVTTEIYAEQDLNSALKVMKQVG; encoded by the coding sequence ATGTCCGGCAAGTCTCGAAAAGTTCCGTCTTATTGCAAGCATTCTGCAACGGGCCAGGCATACGTCACGATCGACGGCCGCGAAAAATATCTCGGTAAGTACGGCACGCCCGAGAGCCGCGAAAAGTACGCTCGGATTATCGCGGAGAAGTACCAAGGACCTCGTCAAGTCTCTGGCGTAGCCGTTCCAAAGAACAACGCGCTGACGATTGACGAATTGGTCCTTCGTTATTGGACCGAACGCGTTGATAAATATTACGTCGATAAGGAAGGAAATCCTTCCGAGCGACAATACCACATTCGAATCGCGTTGCGGCCGCTCCGAAAACTCTATGGAAGTACGTGTGCCGTGGGCTTTGGACCAAAGAAGCTCAAGATAGTTCGAGACGAGATGATTTTGGCTCGAGTGGCCGACGGTAGGCGTCCTAATCGTCGTTACATCAACGACCACATCGGTATCATTAAGCGGATGTTTCGTTGGGCCGTGTCCGAGGAACTCGTAAACGTAGAAGTTCATCAGGCGCTTCTCACGGTGGAAAGCGTTCACAAGGGAAGAGATGCTCGCCTCAAAGAAGCGGTAAAAGTCCGTCCGGTTTCTGACGAGCGCGTGAAAGCCGTCATCGATGCGGCATCGCCCCAAATAGCAGCCATGGTATCGCTGCAGTCCCTTACGGGCATGCGTCCAGACGAAGTTACCATCATGCGGCCCTCCGATATCGACAAAACCGGAATCGATTCAGGCCTCAAGCTCAATGGGACGTGGGTATACCTACCATATCATCACAAGACTGAGATTCTTGGGATTGTCCGGTTGATTCCCCTTGGTCCAAAGTGCCAATCGATTCTGTCGCCATGGCTTGATCGCCCAGAAGATTGCTACCTCTTCTCTCCAAGAGAGGTCGTCGCTGCTCGACGACGAGACGAAAAATCCGTGAGCCGAACGCAGATTCGCGCACACTACGACGACGAAAGCTATTGCCAGGCTGTTCAACGAGTATGTGACCGACTCGGAATTCCCCGCTGGACTCCCAACCAGCTCCGCCATTCAGCTGCCACGCGAATTCGAGCACAATTCGGAATTGAAACGGCTCGAATCCTGTTGGGGCACAATTCAAGCGTGACAACCGAGATTTATGCCGAGCAGGACCTCAACTCGGCTCTAAAGGTGATGAAGCAAGTGGGCTGA